Within Phycisphaerales bacterium, the genomic segment AGCGCCCGGACGTGACGCGCCATGGCCGTGCAACGACCGAGGATCCAAGGGGTACGACCGCTGTCTGTGCTGCGCTGGGTCGTCGGCAGGAGTGCGAGGTCGAAGTCCGCGGACAACGGGCCACGGAGCAGGTTTTGAATCGATGTGACCATGCCGCCGGTTTGTGGGGGCGCAGGGCCGAGCATCAGGATGCGCGCGCGAGCCGGCTGGGTGTTACTTCGGTTCGGACCGCAGCGTGTGAGGGCATGATGGTAGAACGCTTCGTAGCGCCCAACCATCGCCGTGTTGCTGAAACGCGCCTGCGCCTCCCGCTGAGCATGGGCAGCGCGGCGCAAGGCCGCACCCGGATCGCCCAGCGACTGATGCAGGGCGGCCGCAAGTGCTGCGGGGCTCGCCGGCGGCACTAGCAGCGCAGTGTCCGGCGACCGGAGCAGCAAGTCCGTGTGCGGAGCGTCATCCGGCGAAGCGGAGGGCAGCGCGCCGACGTCACCGACGGCTGTCGCAACGATCGGTACACCCTGTGTCATGGCTTCGAGCACGACGTTCGGCATACTCTCGCTACGGCTGCTCAGGCAGAAGACATCGGCGCCCGCGAGGAGTTTCCAGGCGTCAGGCTGGGGTCCGCACCAATGTACGTGTGTTTCCAGTTGGAGCGTCTCTACTGCCGTCGCGACACGTACCGCGTAGGCCCGGTCGATCACGCCGCCGACGAGCAGGAGCCGGGCACGCGGCCAGTCGCGCCGCAGTCGTGAGAATGCGAGCAGCAGGTCAAGCGTGCCCTTCTCGGGCCGGAGATTACCGATGCTCAGCAGGACGGGGCCGTCGAGTGTGCAACCGGCCAGTGCCGCGAGCGCTTGCCGCGCTGGTCCGCGCGGCAGTGCGGGCAGATCCAGGCCGTTGGGGAGGTGCACCGCGCATGCGGCGAGTCGGGGGTGGAGTCGGGTGCGCAGAGCCTGCGAGTTGAGGCCGATACCGGCCACCCAGCGATCGAGCGTGCGGGCCAGCAGGTGGTGTCGTGACGGTGACCCGAGCGGCCAACCGTGCCAGACATGAACCACCGTCCGGCCCTGCCACTTCGCGGGGAGGAAGCTGGCAACCAGGGCGGCACAACTGTGGGCATGCACAAGATTGATACGGTCGGTAGCCAACCAACGGCCCAGTCGCACAGGCAGGGACAGATCGCGGCCCTGACTCTCGGCGGCCCGCACCGTGACGCCGGCCGCCGCCAGCGGGTTGCAGTCGATGCCGGGCGTGCGCAGGCAGTACACGAAGACGGCCTGCCCGCGCGCCGCGAGCCCGTGCGCCAGGCGACGCAAGCAGTGTTCGGAACCCCCGCCCGCCAGGGTATCAATGACAAGCGCGATTCGCAGCGGGCGCGGGTTGGGGGCATTCATCTTAACGGCTCCCGCCCAGGGCGGGCATGGGCGGACACGGGGCGGGCCATGTCGCTGCCGGTGCAGATTTCGAAGTGGAGGTTGTAGTGTCGGACTCGGGCTGCTGCGCATCCGCAGCGCTTGTGGCCACGACGTGCCGTGCCACGTTGCGCAGGCAGAGCGACAGTCCCACCAGCAACCAGAAATCCTCCGAAAAAACGCGCGTCGTGAACATGGCACAGGCGAGGTAACCGAGCAAGGCGGCGCGCAGGGCCATGGCGTGCCAGCCGAGATGGAAACCGCAGCGGCGCCCCAGGAGTTGCACCTCCTGGTAGGGGGGCACCCGGTGGGCGGTGTACCAGACGCGCTGGAGTGCGATGACCGTGGCGGCGATCATCAGTCCCCAGATGGACAGGCCCAGCCAGCCGAACTCGGCCAGGCATGCCGCAACGGTGTTGTGCGCGCTGCGCGGCACCGTCAGCCCTGGTACGTAGCGCTGCACGGTCTCATGGAAGTTACCGACGCCGATGCCGAGGGGATAGTCGCGTGCCATGCGGACGGCGGCGTGCCAGTAGTCGATGCGCCGGATCGCAGATGGATCATCACGCCAGGTGCTGACGCTTGCCATACGGTCCCACCAGGCGGGGTCAGTCAATTGAATCGCGAGCAGGGTGCCGATGCCCACGGCGACCACGCCGCGGAGCCGATAGCCGCGGGGTAGGGCGAGGACGCCCGTCAGTGCGATCACGATCAGTCCCGCAAGCGCATTGCGTGTACGGGTCGCGATCAGGGCATTGACGGCGAATGCGCCGGCCAGCAGGAGTGCCCCGCGTCCCAGCCACGTGCGGGCCATGAAGAAAGCCGCACCGATCAAGGGTAAACTCGCAACGAGATGGACCGCCAGACCGCTTGACTCGGCGAAGTCGGGACCGCCGAGCCCACCGGTCAGCCGGCCGCCGATCGTGCGACCGACGCCGCCGGTGGCCTGGTATCCGATGTAGGCCACCCCCGTGACCCAGGCGAGAATCACCAGTTGGAAATGGGCGGGCGTTTGAATGCAGCGCAGCAGGAGGAACAGGACCACCATTAACTTGAGATACTTCTCGACAAGATACAGACCACGCTCGCTCGTGCTCTGGCCCCAGACGAGACTCCCTACCACCAGCACGCCGAAGAGCAGCGCCAGCAGATAGCCCGGCGGGAACTGCTGCGCGCCGTGTGTCATGCGCGGCTGACGAACGATGACGCCGATGAGAATCGCACAGGCGACGATGAACGAAGTGCGCAGATTCAGCGCGGCTACGCTGGCACCCCACCACTGCGTCTCCGGATTTAGGTGGTAGACGAGGACATAGAGCGCAAGCCCCACCGCCGGCTGCAGCAGGGCGGCCGCCAGCCCACTGAGGTAGCACGCCCAGAACGCGATGGCGGTCAGCGACATGTCACCTCCCGTGCGGGCGTGGGGTAGCGGGACACAGTCGCACTGCAGGTCATGGTCGCCGAGGGCAATGCCGGCCGGCCGGCGGCGTCTCGCAACAACTCGAACAGTGCGAGGCCGAGCATCTCCCAATCATGCGCGCTGCGTACCCAGCGTTGACCACTGAGACCGAGCCGGGCGGCGCGTACCGGGTTTGCCAGCAGATTCTCCAGTTCGCGTATCCAGTCACCCGGACGGCGAGCGACGCGGAACTCGATACCAGGACGACCGGTCAGCCCCGCCACAGCCCGCGGGGAAGCGACCACGGGGCGGCCGGCTGCACACGCTTCGAGCACCTTGTTCTTCACGCCGGAACCCAGGCGAGTCGGTACGACCACCACGCTCGCCCGTGCAAGGTAGGGGCGCACATCGGGTACGTTGGGGTGGATCTCAATCCCGGGATGAAAACTCAGACGGAGTACCTCGGCGGTCGGATCGCGCCCGACGATCAGCAGGCGGCGGGGCGCCTTGGCGGACACGATCTGCGGCCACACGGTGCGCACGAAATGGCCGATACCGTCACTATTCGGGGGATAGTCCAACGCACCGATGAAAGCGAGTGTGCCGGCTTCAGGCGCGACGTGTGTGACATCGAGGTCCGAGTACGTGACGCCGTTCGTGAGCACGTGCAGACGTTCAAGCCGCGCCCAGCGACGACCCCAGAGCGCGTCTACATCTGATGCCACAACAGTCGCCGCACACCGATGACCCACGGCGCTCTCATACCGAGCATAGCGTGCGGCCTGCCGGGCGATGTGCAGCCAGCGCCAGGCGTTGTGCCAGCCCAGGCGGCGCACGGTGGTAACGACCAGTTCATCGACCGGATCCCAGACGGCGGGAACACGCAGGCAATCCACGTATTGCCCGACGGTTGCTCCGCCCAGCAAGGCGACATCGAAGTGGTCCAGGCGGGCGTGCATCTGAAGCCAGGCGGCTATGGCGGTGTTCGTGCCGAAATGTCGCCGCGCGCTGCGGAGGCCCGCGGCCGGGCTCCGCTGCGGTTCGGGACCAGCCGCGCCAACTGCTGCGACCACGGTCACACCTGCCGGCCAGGGAACATCCGGCGGCGGTGCCACCGGCAACAAGACTGTGCAGCGTGCATGGCGCGCCAGTTGTGCCAGGTAGTGGTAGCGGCGCAGGCGGCCGCCGCCGTTGAGTGGCCAAGGCGCATGCCTGGCAACGATCAGCACCCGGAGGGGGCCGCGCCGGACGCTCATGCGAGCACCGGCAGAACGCAGGTGGGTGTCGCAGGACTGCTGGAGGAGGATGCGGTACCCGGCGAAGTCCAGCGCTCGACCGCGTTGAGCACACGCTCCAGTTCGATCCTGTCCATGCAATGGGGTGATATGTCGCACGTGCGGCGGTAGCATGGCGCGCAGGGCGCACTGGTAATGATGGCCTCCCCGCGGCCAAAGAAGTCGATTTCCTGCGCACAGGTCGGCCCGAACAGGGCAATGCATGGTACCGCGAGCGCGATGGCTACGTGCATCGCCATCGTGTCGCCGGTGACGATGGCCTGGCAGCGCTGTAAGACGGCGGCGAATTCCAATTCGCCGTGTTCCGTACCGGTGTCAATCACGCCGATGCAGCGCTCTGCGAGGACGTGGTTCAGCACACGCTCCTCGGGACCGCCGAGCAATGCGACTTTCCAGCCGGGGCGCACAACGAGGTGCCGTGCCAGGGCCGCGAACTGGTCGGGCGACCAGGTCTTGTTGGCGAAGACCTGGCCGGCGCCGGTGTTGAGACCGATGACGGTGTCCGTCGGCTGTACGCCCCAGCCGCTCCAAAGTTCGGTTGCGCGCATCTGCTGGACCGCGGTGGGGTACAGGCGATAGCGGTCTCCGTGGTAAGGGAGGCCCACGGCCGCGTGGATCAGGGCCGCATAGCTCAGCGTGTTGTGCCGAAACTTGAGTTCATCATCCAGCCCAAGGCGGAAGTATTCAGCCGCTTCAACATTCAGCGGGTAGGTTGCCCCGGAGGCACTGAGACCCATGCCGAGCTTCTCAGACGCGCGGACCCGCATGGCGAGCGCCGTCGGGCCCGGTTCCTTGTCGAGACTCAGACATAGATCGAACTGTTCGTACTCGACGTGGCATACGGTCTCCGTGTCGAAGGGCAGAAGCCGATCGATCAGCGGGTGTCCACGCAGCATCCGCACGCCGGCCGGGCGCGTGATCCAGGTGACGTGGCTCTGCGGCCACTGGCGCTTGAGACTCGGCAGCAGCGCGGTCGTGCGGATCACATCGCCGAGTGCACCGAGCTTGAGAATCAGGATTCGATGGCCTTGGGCAGAGTACTGGCGGCAGGCCGGCGGGCAGACGCCTTGAATCCCGACGGCACAGGGTCGATCGCCGCGATAATGGCGGCATTCAAGCCGCAGCGGCAGGTGGAGCGGCGGAGAAGTCTTCACGGAGCGCCCTCCGCGGTGGCGGAGGTGGTGGTGGGCTCCGATGGCGCAGCGCCAAGCAGACAGTGCTCATACACCCTGCAGAGCGCCGCAGCGGTCTGCTCCCAGGCGAACAAACTACTGCGCGCGTGCCCGGCGGCGACCAACTCGGCGGTACGCGCCGGTTCAAGCGCGCGCCTGATTGCGACCGCGATGTTCGCCGGTTCGTCGGGATCACAGAATTCGGCCGCGGCCCCCGCGACCTCGGGCAGACTACTGCTGCTCGACGCGACCACGGGCACCCCGGCGGCAAAGGCATCAAGTACCGGCAAGCCGAAGCCCTCGCAGAAGCTGGCGATCACAAGCGCCGCGGCCCCGCTGAAAAAAGCCGGCAACTCCGCGTGCGGCACGAAGCCGAGCGTGCGCACCTGCCGTGCGACACCAAGTTCATGCGCCAGTTCCTCCAGGCGTTGCCGCACGGGCTCGGGTTCGCAGCCGAGCAATACGAGGTTCAAGTTGGTGCGTAACTCGGCCTGCAGGCGCGCAAAGGCCGCGATCGTCCCGGCGGCGTTTTTGCGCGGTGTGCCCCCTCCGAATGAGAGCAGCCAGCGCTGTGAGAGCTGGTAGGCATCGCGCAGGGCCTGCACGCGCAGCGAAGGCACTCCGAGCGAGAATTCCTTGGCCAGTCGGGCATCGGCTGCCCAGGGCACGACCGACACGCGCTCGGGGGGGACATCGAACTCGCGGCACAGGTCGTCGCGTGTCGCCGCGGAGGGCGTCACGACGTGAGCTGCCCGGCGAATGCCACGCTGCAATCCACGGTGAAACGCCCGCCGTGCTTCGGGTGACAGTTCTTCGGGCCGGAGCAGTGGTACGAGGTCATGCACCGTGAGGACGAATGGCACCGGACACCAGGCCGGAGCCAGGTTGGCGGGGAAGTGCAGCAGGTCGAGGCGGTCCCACCAGGCCGCCATCGGCAAGCGGAGCTGAAACCACGCGTCCAGGCGGTCGCCCCGCAATTCGATTTCCCGCATCACGACGTTGTTGCGCTCCCATACCTCCGGGTGCGCGGCCCGCACCGGCGGGCTCAGGGGACGCTGGTGGTACAGGTGGAATTGCCACTCGGGTCGCAACGCCGACACATGTCGGTAGGCATCAAGCAGATTGCGGCCGGTGCCGCGGGGGCGGTCGGCGGTGAGCGTGCGGGCATCCAGTCCGATGCGATACACGGCCATCGTGGAAGATCCGCTCGCATGAGGGGCGAAGCGAGCATGGCCGCACGGCGCGCGCCTAGCGGTGTGCTCGCGGGAACCTGTACAGGTGTCCTATCGGCAGGGGGATGCGACCCGATTCCGGGTGACTGCCCGTAGCGCGCGAGAGCCGGGCGGGGGCGCAACGGTTGCGCCGCGTGGACCCGGGGCGCTAGGTGACGGATACGTTGGGGAGCAGGGTAGTGGCGGCGGCAGCGGTGGTCGCCAAGGCGGGAAGCTCTTCGCTGCGGTAGGTCGCGACATCGCGCGGGAAGATTGGCAGACCATCCGGTGCGACTAGCAGTCCACCACCCGCGTGGACCAGTACCCACCCGGCGGCGAGATCCCAGAGGCGCGGATTGTCGGCGAACATGCCATCGAGTTCACCCGCGGCGACGTAGGCGAGGTGCAGGGCGACGGAGCCGAAATTGCGGCAGACATACGTGCGATGCCAGTGCTGGGCCGTGTCCGCGTGCGGTCCGGAAGCAGTCGAAGGGATGCCGACTACCGGCCGCGGGTTGTAGCTTGTGGGGCGCGGAGCGGCTGGGGGCTGGGGTGTGCCGTTGATGCACAACGGACCGGTGGCAGTCGCGGAGTAGCAGACGTCGCGCTGCGGGTCATACACGGCGCCGGCCACTGGCAGGCCCTGCGACAGGACGCCCACCGAGCACGCGTAGTGCGGCAAGCCGCGTACGAAGTTTCGCGTTCCATCGATCGGGTCGATGACCCAGCAGAAGCGGTCGTGGGTGGGTGCCGGCGGGGCGTCGTCCTCCCACCGGAGGATTTCCTCGGTCACGAACGCGTCCGCCGGGCGAGCGCGCCGCAGCAGCGCGACGATCGCGGCCTGTGCCGCTTCGTCCGCTTCGCTTACCTCGCTACGATCGTTCTTGAGGTGCACGGCGAGCGGGCGGCGAAAGTAGTCGCGCGCCACCGCGCCGCCGGTACGGGCGGCCTCTTCGGCCAGAGCCCGCAGCAGAGCGGGCTGGGCCGCTTCGTTCTGTTCCAGGTCGACACCGGGCATCAGGGCTTCTTCTTGTTCTTCTTGGGGTTTTGTGTTTCGAGTTGCGTCTTGGAGACCTCGTCGGCCTTGCGCTGAAGCTCTTCGGCCTGTTCCGCGATATGGCGGAAGAAGCGCGAAAGCGGTCCGGCCTTACGGGGCGCCTGGTCGGTGGGCGCCCCCGCGGTGGCGCGCTCCGCCCGGGCCTGCTTCTCCCGGTCGATCTGGCGGCGGATCAGCAGCGATTCGCCGATGCCGAAGATGTTTGTGAACATCCAGTAGAGCACCAGCCCCGAGGGCATGCGGTAAAACATGATCGGGAACAGGATCGCCATCAGGTACGCGATCATCTGCTGCTGGCGAATCTGCTCCTCCGGCGTCATGCCGCCCGCGCGCTTGGGTTGCGGATTCGCCTTGGCGGCTTCCATGCGGGCCTTGAGATGGGGCTTGGGCATGTACTTCTGCTGCAGCCACATGCTGAAACCCATCAGGATCGGCAACAGGTTGAGGGAGTTGAACGTGAAGGCGGTGCCGATGAGTGGCAGCCAGCCCAGGATCGGCAGCGCGACGGGGCTGCCGAAGTCGATCAGGGCATCGGGGGCGGAAAGGTCCGTGATCCAGAGCGTGAACGGCGCATGCCGCAGGTTGACGTTCGTGTTGAGGGCGGTGTAGAGCGCGATCAGGATCGGCATCTGCAGGAAGAGCGGGATGAAAGCGAGGATGCTGCCGAAGGGGTTCACGCCCTCTTCACCCCACATCTTCATCATCTCGCGGTTGAGCGACTGTGGATCGCTCTTGTACTTCTCCTTCAGCGCCTCCATTTTCGGCTGAATACGGGCCATCGACTCCTGCATCCGGAACATCGATTTCTGCTGGAAGACGGTTAACGGATGCAGGATGCCGCGGACGATGATGACGACGAACAGGATTGCCACCCCGTAGTTGTGCACAATGCCATGAATCGCGGCCATCAACCAGATCATCAACTCTTCGAGCCACAGGAATGTGCAGGCGCAGCGCATGTCAGCCGACATGGCCAGGTGGTAATGCAGCCCGAGCTTGTCGGCGTAGACGGGGTTGGCGGCGCCGGCGTTCTTCGCGTCCTTCGGTCCGGCGTAGACTTCAAACGGGAAATGCAAGGTCTGCCCGGGGGCGATTTCCATCGGCCGCAAGACCAGGCGCGCGAGCAGGTCCCCGCTCTCCTTCGCCTGGTGCGGGTCGAGCACCAACCCGAGCGCCCCGATGACAAACGTCGGATCGCCATTCGGCGTCGTGTTCACCGGTCGGGTGAACACGGCAAAATACTTGTTCGCGACGGCGGTCCACAGCAGTGGCCCCTTGTCCGCCTCGAGCAGGCGCAGCGAACCGCGCTCGCGGTCCAGGGTCGCGGTTTTGAGATCGCCCCACGTGCGCGGCCGGCCCAGTTCGACACCCGGCCCGCTGCGGAACGCGGCCATCAGCCGCCGCATGTCCCAGATCGGGTCTTCCCGGCGGATGCCGACGGCGGCATCCTGTTCGATCCGGAAAGACTGTGTCTGTGTGCCTTCGTTCGTGATCGTGAGTTCGACGTCGAACACCGGCTTGTCCGGCCGCAGGCGATAGAGCTTGTTCAGCAACAGGCCACCGCCGTCCGCGGCGCGCAATGTCAGACTGTAGCGGGCGAAAGTGCTGTCGTGCTCCTGCAGCGCCCAGGGCACGTCGAACAGGCGTAGCTCGACTTCTTCACGCGTACCCACCAGTAGACGATTCGTCGCGAACGAGGCCCGGATCCGGCTGCCGTCACTGGCGGGTTGCAACAACTGGTAGGGGGCATCTTCTTGCGGGGCGTTGCGGAAAAGGAAGCGCCCGTCCGGGGCGCGCTGGGTGATTTCCAGCGTGGTGATGCCGGCGCCGAACGGTGTCAGTTCCAAGCGCAGCGCGTTACCCGGCTGTCCGCCCAGGACAACGGTGGGGCTCTCCTGACCTGGTTCAAGGGCGTAGCCGGGGGCGCTCTCCGGCCGCCCGGGCAACGTCGCGAGACCGGGCGCGGGGGCGGTGGCGGCGATGCCGGTGTCCACTTCCCCCCCAGGTTGTGTGCTGGGGGCCGTGGTCGTCTGCTGTTGCGACGGCGGATCAAGGGGGTAGAGGTAGTTGATGACCCACTGGTAGGCGATGAAGACCATCATCGCCGCCAACATGGCAACCACGATACGGCGCGACTCGTCGGACATTTAGGCCTGCCTGCTTGGGGCGGGGGAGGTCGAAGTTGACGGGGCGTAGACATCATCGAAAGCCACAACCTTGCCGGTGGCCGCGGAGCGCCGAATCGCATCGAGCAGGCGCATCAAGCGCAGCGTTTCCCGCGGCTGGACGGCCGGTGGGTTTCGACCCGCGAGTACCGCCGCGACGTTCTGGTAAAACGCCCGCCAGTCACTCGGCAAGTTTTTCACGGGGGTCGAGCGGGCCTTCCCGCGGGCATTGTGGGTGTAATACTGGCTACCATCGGGGTCGTAGCGGAAGCCGCCCTGGGACCCACTGAGCAGCCATTCCACCTGGAGTGGCGGGTGCGCGTTCTGGGAGAACTCCACCTGCGCGACGACACCATTCGCGGTCCGGAGGATGGCGAGAAACTGGTCATCCGCATCGCGCGTCCAGCGCCGTGCCCGCAGGTCGCCGTACACATCCACCACGGGAGCGGGCAACAGCTGCAGCAACTGGTCGAAATAGTGAGCGCCGAAATCGAGCAGCGCACCACCACCATACGCCGCCTCACTGCGCCACCCCGGCCGGTAGCTCTTCACCCCGAAGGTCTGCATCAGGTCGGACCAGAACCACCGCAACAGCCGGATGTTCTGTAGCTCGCCGAGGCGTCCCGAACGCACCATGCGGGCGACGGTGAGAAAGTCGCTGTCCCAGCGACGGTTCTGAAAAGTCAGGAGCTGTTTCTCGGCCCCTTCGGCCGCGGCGAACATCCGGCGGGCATCGGACTCGGTCTGGGCGAGCGGTTTCTCGCACACCACGTGCTTGCCGGCTCGGAGGGCCGCGAGCGTCGGCTCAACATGCGCATGCGACGGGGTGGCGACAACGACGAGATCCAACTCGGGATCCGCGAGGAACGGTTTCAATTCGCCAAAGGCGCGACAGCCGTAGTCCTGCTCTGCGACCGCCCGTTGGGCCGGGGTGATGTCGCAGACACTACGCAGCACGAAGCCACGCAATTCGCGCAGGGTGGCGGCGTGCCAGACGCCCATGGCACCGAGACCGACGATTCCCACCTTGATTGGCATAGTGCGCCTTGTCTCTACCCTGGGGGGTAACTCGTGCCGAAGGTCCCCTCGACTTCCGGCCAGGAACGGGTCATTGTAGGCCAACGGCCGCCCACTGCAATTGGGCAGTTCCGGGGGGTAGCGGCCGTTCGACCAGTTTCACCCGAGCCGTGCGACACCTTTGCAACCCTCCGGACCAGACGGCACAATGGCCGCTTTCGGCCGCTTCCCCTGGAGAATGCCCATGCGCTGGCGGAACTTCCTGATTCCGACGACCAAGGAAACCCCCAAGGATGCGACGGCCGCGTCGCACATCCTGATGCTGCGTGCCGGGCTCATCCGGCAACTGGCCGCCGGGGTCTACTCGTACCTGCCGCTTGGTCTGCGCGCACTCCACAAGGTCGAGAAGATCGTACGTGCGGAGATGGACCGGGCCGGTGCCATCGAGCTGCGCATGCCATGCCTCACACCCCTGTCGCTGTGGAACGAGACCGGGCGCAGCGTGGGCATGGGGGACGTGCTGCTGCGGATCGCCGGACCGGAAGGTGACTGGCGAAGCGGACTGGTGCTTGGGCCGACGCACGAGGAGGTCATCACGGAGATTGCGCGGGCCTATCTGAAGAGCTACAAGCAGATGCCGTGCAATTTGTACCAGATTCAGCTCAAGTTTCGCGGCGAGGCCCGGCCGAAGAGTGGCGTGCTGCGGACGCGTGAATTTCTGATGAAGGACGCGTATTCGTTTCACGACACGAAGGAGTCGCTCGACACCGAGTACGACAACATGTATCGCACCTACTGCCGGATCTTCGGTCGCGCCGGTCTACCTTACCTTG encodes:
- a CDS encoding Gfo/Idh/MocA family oxidoreductase; translation: MPIKVGIVGLGAMGVWHAATLRELRGFVLRSVCDITPAQRAVAEQDYGCRAFGELKPFLADPELDLVVVATPSHAHVEPTLAALRAGKHVVCEKPLAQTESDARRMFAAAEGAEKQLLTFQNRRWDSDFLTVARMVRSGRLGELQNIRLLRWFWSDLMQTFGVKSYRPGWRSEAAYGGGALLDFGAHYFDQLLQLLPAPVVDVYGDLRARRWTRDADDQFLAILRTANGVVAQVEFSQNAHPPLQVEWLLSGSQGGFRYDPDGSQYYTHNARGKARSTPVKNLPSDWRAFYQNVAAVLAGRNPPAVQPRETLRLMRLLDAIRRSAATGKVVAFDDVYAPSTSTSPAPSRQA
- a CDS encoding glycosyltransferase, which translates into the protein MNAPNPRPLRIALVIDTLAGGGSEHCLRRLAHGLAARGQAVFVYCLRTPGIDCNPLAAAGVTVRAAESQGRDLSLPVRLGRWLATDRINLVHAHSCAALVASFLPAKWQGRTVVHVWHGWPLGSPSRHHLLARTLDRWVAGIGLNSQALRTRLHPRLAACAVHLPNGLDLPALPRGPARQALAALAGCTLDGPVLLSIGNLRPEKGTLDLLLAFSRLRRDWPRARLLLVGGVIDRAYAVRVATAVETLQLETHVHWCGPQPDAWKLLAGADVFCLSSRSESMPNVVLEAMTQGVPIVATAVGDVGALPSASPDDAPHTDLLLRSPDTALLVPPASPAALAAALHQSLGDPGAALRRAAHAQREAQARFSNTAMVGRYEAFYHHALTRCGPNRSNTQPARARILMLGPAPPQTGGMVTSIQNLLRGPLSADFDLALLPTTQRSTDSGRTPWILGRCTAMARHVRALHTLWHRLRSEPIALLHIHTCSGFTFWRNLLDVAIAHTTGTRVALHIRGGGFADFLAALGPGRRLLARTGLAWADAVIVLSSGWRKRLWRYSPCAHWYIVPNAYDPALLAAAPRASTTPPDRPCRFLFLGPLTRAKGLTDLLVAGGLLKERHIPCELLIAGPATPEELGAWQRQAAALELTTHTHWLGPIAPAERPALFASADCFVHPSHCEGAPNVVLEAAAAGLPLVATAVGALPEIFAPLAAHDGEWLAPLVPPGDATVLAKYMAAFATNPKYRARAAAACHQHIRDQYGPARTATALSRVYAAVLPGVAPRVYSSPAEDTVPHPAQRSAIRAACSTITAPAPPVLAPIGDSR
- a CDS encoding YidC/Oxa1 family insertase periplasmic-domain containing protein codes for the protein MSDESRRIVVAMLAAMMVFIAYQWVINYLYPLDPPSQQQTTTAPSTQPGGEVDTGIAATAPAPGLATLPGRPESAPGYALEPGQESPTVVLGGQPGNALRLELTPFGAGITTLEITQRAPDGRFLFRNAPQEDAPYQLLQPASDGSRIRASFATNRLLVGTREEVELRLFDVPWALQEHDSTFARYSLTLRAADGGGLLLNKLYRLRPDKPVFDVELTITNEGTQTQSFRIEQDAAVGIRREDPIWDMRRLMAAFRSGPGVELGRPRTWGDLKTATLDRERGSLRLLEADKGPLLWTAVANKYFAVFTRPVNTTPNGDPTFVIGALGLVLDPHQAKESGDLLARLVLRPMEIAPGQTLHFPFEVYAGPKDAKNAGAANPVYADKLGLHYHLAMSADMRCACTFLWLEELMIWLMAAIHGIVHNYGVAILFVVIIVRGILHPLTVFQQKSMFRMQESMARIQPKMEALKEKYKSDPQSLNREMMKMWGEEGVNPFGSILAFIPLFLQMPILIALYTALNTNVNLRHAPFTLWITDLSAPDALIDFGSPVALPILGWLPLIGTAFTFNSLNLLPILMGFSMWLQQKYMPKPHLKARMEAAKANPQPKRAGGMTPEEQIRQQQMIAYLMAILFPIMFYRMPSGLVLYWMFTNIFGIGESLLIRRQIDREKQARAERATAGAPTDQAPRKAGPLSRFFRHIAEQAEELQRKADEVSKTQLETQNPKKNKKKP
- a CDS encoding inositol monophosphatase; amino-acid sequence: MPGVDLEQNEAAQPALLRALAEEAARTGGAVARDYFRRPLAVHLKNDRSEVSEADEAAQAAIVALLRRARPADAFVTEEILRWEDDAPPAPTHDRFCWVIDPIDGTRNFVRGLPHYACSVGVLSQGLPVAGAVYDPQRDVCYSATATGPLCINGTPQPPAAPRPTSYNPRPVVGIPSTASGPHADTAQHWHRTYVCRNFGSVALHLAYVAAGELDGMFADNPRLWDLAAGWVLVHAGGGLLVAPDGLPIFPRDVATYRSEELPALATTAAAATTLLPNVSVT
- a CDS encoding O-antigen ligase family protein, which produces MSLTAIAFWACYLSGLAAALLQPAVGLALYVLVYHLNPETQWWGASVAALNLRTSFIVACAILIGVIVRQPRMTHGAQQFPPGYLLALLFGVLVVGSLVWGQSTSERGLYLVEKYLKLMVVLFLLLRCIQTPAHFQLVILAWVTGVAYIGYQATGGVGRTIGGRLTGGLGGPDFAESSGLAVHLVASLPLIGAAFFMARTWLGRGALLLAGAFAVNALIATRTRNALAGLIVIALTGVLALPRGYRLRGVVAVGIGTLLAIQLTDPAWWDRMASVSTWRDDPSAIRRIDYWHAAVRMARDYPLGIGVGNFHETVQRYVPGLTVPRSAHNTVAACLAEFGWLGLSIWGLMIAATVIALQRVWYTAHRVPPYQEVQLLGRRCGFHLGWHAMALRAALLGYLACAMFTTRVFSEDFWLLVGLSLCLRNVARHVVATSAADAQQPESDTTTSTSKSAPAATWPAPCPPMPALGGSR
- a CDS encoding glycosyltransferase family 4 protein; protein product: MAVYRIGLDARTLTADRPRGTGRNLLDAYRHVSALRPEWQFHLYHQRPLSPPVRAAHPEVWERNNVVMREIELRGDRLDAWFQLRLPMAAWWDRLDLLHFPANLAPAWCPVPFVLTVHDLVPLLRPEELSPEARRAFHRGLQRGIRRAAHVVTPSAATRDDLCREFDVPPERVSVVPWAADARLAKEFSLGVPSLRVQALRDAYQLSQRWLLSFGGGTPRKNAAGTIAAFARLQAELRTNLNLVLLGCEPEPVRQRLEELAHELGVARQVRTLGFVPHAELPAFFSGAAALVIASFCEGFGLPVLDAFAAGVPVVASSSSSLPEVAGAAAEFCDPDEPANIAVAIRRALEPARTAELVAAGHARSSLFAWEQTAAALCRVYEHCLLGAAPSEPTTTSATAEGAP
- a CDS encoding glycosyltransferase family 9 protein, translated to MKTSPPLHLPLRLECRHYRGDRPCAVGIQGVCPPACRQYSAQGHRILILKLGALGDVIRTTALLPSLKRQWPQSHVTWITRPAGVRMLRGHPLIDRLLPFDTETVCHVEYEQFDLCLSLDKEPGPTALAMRVRASEKLGMGLSASGATYPLNVEAAEYFRLGLDDELKFRHNTLSYAALIHAAVGLPYHGDRYRLYPTAVQQMRATELWSGWGVQPTDTVIGLNTGAGQVFANKTWSPDQFAALARHLVVRPGWKVALLGGPEERVLNHVLAERCIGVIDTGTEHGELEFAAVLQRCQAIVTGDTMAMHVAIALAVPCIALFGPTCAQEIDFFGRGEAIITSAPCAPCYRRTCDISPHCMDRIELERVLNAVERWTSPGTASSSSSPATPTCVLPVLA
- a CDS encoding glycosyltransferase is translated as MSVRRGPLRVLIVARHAPWPLNGGGRLRRYHYLAQLARHARCTVLLPVAPPPDVPWPAGVTVVAAVGAAGPEPQRSPAAGLRSARRHFGTNTAIAAWLQMHARLDHFDVALLGGATVGQYVDCLRVPAVWDPVDELVVTTVRRLGWHNAWRWLHIARQAARYARYESAVGHRCAATVVASDVDALWGRRWARLERLHVLTNGVTYSDLDVTHVAPEAGTLAFIGALDYPPNSDGIGHFVRTVWPQIVSAKAPRRLLIVGRDPTAEVLRLSFHPGIEIHPNVPDVRPYLARASVVVVPTRLGSGVKNKVLEACAAGRPVVASPRAVAGLTGRPGIEFRVARRPGDWIRELENLLANPVRAARLGLSGQRWVRSAHDWEMLGLALFELLRDAAGRPALPSATMTCSATVSRYPTPAREVTCR